The nucleotide window gggcttaatctgggaaggcctcttggaggagatgtgatttttagagggttttgaaggtgggatgagTTGTGGACTGTCAGGTATGGGGGTAGTGAGCTCCAGGCTTGACGGCAAGTGGTcaatggtgggatagatgagattgttaCAGAATcagttggtattagagaagtgtAGTGTgcagggttgggttgtagtacaaatcagagaggttaggtaagagggagagagctgactgagcaccttaaagctgatggtgagaagtttctgtttaaagaagaggtggatggacagccattggagatttttgagaagtggggagaatggtttTTCATCAGAATGGTCCAGGCAATCGAAGTAGGTACTTACTGAAGAGAGAGATGGGATGCAGGTAGGttggtgaggagactgatgcagtagataatcagtggtattttttgagctcttactggatgtatagcaccatactaagagctttggagaattcagtacaacagagttggtagacaagttccctgcccacaacgaacttacggtcCAGAATTAAGCTAGGAGATGGCGAGGGCTTGGAtcggcatggtagcagtttggagtcagtcagttgtatttattgagctcttactctaggcagagcattgtactaagtgcttgggagagtgcaatacaacaataaacagacacattcagcagtttggaggaaaaggaaagtgttgattctagagatgttgtgaaagtaaaactgacaggattgttAAAAAGTTTTTGTTTTTGTCACATAGCTCTAACTATGAACTAGAATATGAAGGACTTTCAGTGATGTTTACAGCTTGCTGAGCTGGAAACTCCGCAGTGGATATATAGTGTTCTGACGCAAGCTTCAGGGCCCTTTCTCATATAATGATGATCATTATGAAtaatatcatggtatttgttcctatgtgccaagcaagcgcTGTGCTGAACTCTgggttacatatctgtaatttatcttaatgtctttctcctctagactgtaagctcattatgggcagagaatgtgtctgcttttttttatattgtattctcccaagtactagtacagtgctctgcatacagtaagcactcagtatgaattaatgaatgaggaaTGAATGGGTAACACTGGACCCATCACTCTGAAGGAgggcagcgtgtctcagtggaaagagcccgggcttgggagtcagaggtcatgggttctaatcctggctccgccacttgtcagctgtgtgaccttgggccagtcacttaacttctctgtgcctcagttccctcatctgtaaaacgaggattaatactgtgagccccacgtgggacaacctgatcaccttgtatccccccagagcttaggacagtgcttggtacatagtaagcacctaactaatgccattaaaaaaaaagtgggtattttatccccattttaccgatgaggaaactgaggcactgggaagttataTGACATGcctggctagaacccaggtctctcaacTCCCAGTCTCctggttcttcccactaggcaacactgcactTTAATTGTGGAAGCGTAGAATGGTTTTACAGGCCTGGATTGAAAACACGGCCCTGTTCTGTTCTCTGtaagttctagactgtgcgcccattgttgggtagggactgtctctatctgttgccgcatTGTAGTTTCcaatcagtacggtgctctgcacattgtaagcgctcaataaatacaactgaatgaatgaatgaatgaatgtaagagccGAGGTTCACTGCACTGGCCTTGTGCAAAAAGCGAGAGCCTTTCAAAAATATAGTGTCACAGGGTCGCACTGGTTCAAAGGTATTTTGAATTGCCATAGTTCAGTCTCAAGTGAAGCCTTTGTAGATGGAAAGCCCACATTCAGAATTTATATCCCTCTCCCACAAATGAGTCGAAGCATTgtaagaaacaaaagaaaaaagctTTCAGGCCCATTTGTGTATTCTTGCTACTGACCATGTCCATGACCAATTTTTCATCTtacccccccaacccaccctgaCTTCGGGGCGTTTTTGGGAAAATTAAAAGGATGCTTGTAAAGATCTTTGGGCTTCTGAGAAGAGAAATTGCATAAAAATAAAGTGGATTTTGGTTGTAGGGGAGGAGGGCGTTGTTGGCTGTGACTAATGAATTGTTGCAGTGCAAAACATCAAATTGCCTGCTCTGGGAGTAAGTGATGGATTTTTGGAGACACAATTCCTCCAACAAATCCCCATCTGATGCACTTCCGGGACAGTTTTCTACATGGGGAGGATGTCGCCCAAAAGAAGAAATTAGGTtcttcatagaagcagcgtggcttagtggacagagcccaggcctgggagttagaaggacctgggttctaatcccagctccgccacttgtctcctgtgtgacactgggcaattcacttcacttctctggaccacagttaccttatctgtaaaatggagattgagactgtgagccctacatgggacaagaactgtgtccaactcgatttgcttcattccactccagcacttagtacagtgcctggaacctagtaacaAAGACCATGTtataacaatatataacaatataacaaataccatgttataataaatgttaagcatttgttctatgcttaaaaataccattattactgttattattattattattaatagaaggcttaatcagggaaggcctcttgggaggagttataattttaaaaatactttgaaagtggggagagtggtggtctgacatatatgaagagaagaagcatggcctagtggcaagagcaggagcttggaagtcagaggatgtgggttctaatcccagttccacaacctgtctgctgtgtgaccctgagcaagtcacttaacgtttttgcacctcagttaccacatctgtaaaatggggattaagactttgagctccgagacaacccagttaccttgtatgtactccagcggtcacaatagtgcttggcacagtgtaagcgcttaacaataccatcatcatcatcattattattattattattatatgaagcggttgggagttccaggccagagggaaggagtggccaaggggctggaggagagatagatgggatcaaggtTCAGCGAGAGTAGGTTGGCGGTAGAGTGAAGTGGGCAgactggattggagtaggaaatcagtgaggtatggtaataataataataataatggtagttgttaagtgcttactttgtgccaggcagtgtattaagtgctgggcaccatgctaagcgcttgaaggtaggagggggtaagctgactgagtgttttaaagccgatggtgaggagtttctgtttgatgcaaaggtggacgggcaaccagtggagattcttgaggagtggggagatgtggactgaacgttatgttttttttttagaaaaatgaactgggcagaaTATTGAGCATACAGGATCAGTGGAAGGGGCTTTTCTCAAAGGACAGTTCTGTGCAAAAAAATATtacatgtctgttaactctgttatgttgtactctcccaaacactttgtaaagtattctgcacataggaagcactcaataaataccattgtttgattgataaagATACCATGTTTCTGGAGCTCTTATCTAATTACACATATCAGTAAAAAATGCAGAAGTACACACTTGTGGATCATTTAAAGTAAAATATGCCGAAGCGATCCTTAATATATTGAATGATAGTGCTTGGACGTGTCCAACACATTTTACAATTTTTCCCAGGTCCGACTCATTAAGGTACTTAATTTTCAGCAACTTGTGGTGTCATAACTTGTGCCTTTTTCTGACGTAAGTCACTGTAAATTGCATTTAGTTCAGTGAACTAACCTGCATGCAAATATTGAGGTATATTACTAGCATGAAAGATAAACCTAATGGCTTCTAGTGTTTACTAAAGAGGACTGGAAAAGGATACTAAGCTTAccattttttttacttttttttaaaaaaaagaattcataAGAATCCCCTATTATGTTTTCTTAAATTGTTTCTACATTGTGCCTATCTATTTTGTATATTAATATATAGTGTTCCCAAACTTCAATTTGCACAGTGAAgtttcattattttaaaaaattaactaTTAATGACTTTTTCTTAATTAGAACAGCCAGTGTTATCACATGATGTTGGTATTTTGGATGAATATTTGTAAAATGAAAGCTCTACTTCAGACACATACTTGTGCTACTTTTTGTTCCTTTCCTTTTTGAAACCTATGAAAGGGGCTTGTGTGCCTTTTCAATGTGCACTTTCCAAGTTTGCCAAACATGTACAGATGGCTTAATTCAGTTTTGCCCTACTGTCGTGCACCAGGATCCCAAATAACTCTTATTAAACTGCTTTCATCCTTCCACTTTCCATTTCCTCACTTTACCATCACCAATGCCATTTTTTCCTCAGCTGGGGAGCAAGTCTGTAGGATAGGATCCCATAATTCTCGCTAATAGGGCACAAACGTGTGTCTATCATTTGAGAAAATAATCTCAACTAAGTGAAAAGACAATAGAACTGCTTGTTAATCAGTGGCTTGTGGTAATTATATGGGCATTTTAAAGGAAGCAGTTCAGATTAGAGATTTGTGTAGGGGTTATGGTAAGTAGAAGCGAATGTATTAAAACTACTCTTTGTGATGAAGGTCCCTTTTATTCTCCCAGTTTAGCTTTGTACTGCACAAATTTCCCTAATGGGTCCTTCCCAAATAGTAAGTGAAATGcaaggagatcaacaaggataatcatatatttgttaagcgcttagtacgtgccaagccatatctatactaagcactggagtagatacacatttCTGATTCCTCCCCAGTGAGATTAAATCTGGAAGACCTCGGTTTTGTCTTCATGGTGAAGATGAAAGGTAGGTCTCATTCATCTGTCCTCGTTACCCTCTTAGTTTCTGATTTATTCTGTCTTACTGTTTTTAGAAGGAGTTCTGGAACGACTACACAAAAGGACATCAGGGAGAGAGtaacagaggaagtaactggtaTCCATTTTACCTGGCATTTCCATTAATCATCGGTCTCTTCGTCATCCTCATTGTCATATTCGTAACCTGGAGGTACCTCTTAAGAAAGAAAACCCGCAGACAGACGGTGTACAGGCGTCAGGACGGCCTCGAAGCCATGGGGGAGGCAGCCCTGTCCGATAGCCGaggacccctccctcagcaccttgGCATTGTTCACTCGCCCCAGGAAGACCTGTTCGACAGCAGCGGGTTGTCGCCGGGATTTCTGGGATACATAGGTGGGCGCTCAGATTCCATCTCCACTCGCCTCTCCAACTGCGACCCACCGCCCTCATACGAGGAAGCCACTGGGGAGGTGGGCCTGAGGCGCAGTGAAACGGAACACCATTTAGACCCACCGCCCCAATACGAGGACATCATGAACTCCAGCTCGGCCAACTCCATTCCCATGGTGCCCTTGGGCCACAGTGCCAAATGAAGGAGGGAAGAACCTCCATGTCTCTAGTTACTTTTCAAACACTAATGAATTTTGCCGCACTTTATCGTTGCTTACTCATGCATTTCCATATTTTATTGGACTCTTTGTCGACACACCAATTCCCCTTTGTGGGGGGCCCTAGTAATCTTCTTgggtttttattttcattttaagtaCCATCTCCTAGGTGTATGTTTTGCCGGTCGAAGTCTAAGGGGCTGGAACACGGAAAGCTTAAGTGCGGATAGAAAAGTACCAGCAGAGTACTAGGCTGgatgctcatcctctagactggaagctcgctctgggcagggaatgtgtcttccaactctgtggcATCTGGACTCTTCCAACTActtagtgagtgctctgcacacagtaagcactcaaataccatgagTGATTAACAGAGAACTTGTGACCGGCTTGAGAGGTGATCATCTTCTATGGTATACCCAGCCTAGAGTTTAGGAGGTTTAGAACGTACCCCTAACAGTGTTGGCAAAATAAAAAGCAGTGACTAACCAAATCGGTTAAACATCCTAACTTCCCAAGGTGGCTGTCTTAATCACACTCTTCTACTCTGTCCTAACTTTTTTAAGGAAAAATGCATGTGGATATCTGGAAAGGTTTTGTACAGAGAGCAATGCATGATAAAGTGCTAACCATTTTGACATAGAAAGCAAAACAGTCACTGATCACATTTCAGATTTTTGTGGTTAAGAACCAGTGTTGTTGAATATTCTTTTATGACAATTCAATTATGTTCATTTTTTGGCTTTTGCAGAGGTCTAATGTGCTGAATGGATTTAGAGAGAAACCAGTCACACACAAACATTGCTGATTCACTGCTCAACTCATATTTTccatcttttccccctctcttccctttgccACTCGTTCTTTATCCCTCctaccctttaaaaaaaatctggcagGAATTCTGgaagaaaattatttttaaaacagtTTTGGGGAAGGATGTTTTCTCCCCTCAAGATTGCTGTAGGTTACCTGCTTAGCTAAATGTTAAGGAATTAAAGCACTAGAATTTTTCTAGTGTATGCAAAATCCTGAATGCCAGGAGTAGGCTAAAATCCCACTATTAGCTCTGAGTGTGTCTCATGATTGGGGCTTTACTGGGTTTTTGTTATTTACATAGGGTTgggtataaatataaaataagggCTGTTgggtataaatataaaataagggCTCGTGGTGTATCGGGGCGGGGGGTGTGTGTTcccatccatccccccgccccccactcctccccatgaTAGCCGAGAAAGGGAAAACTATTGCCAACTTCTCCCCCAGCAGCTGGGCTCTTTACTGATGGATGGGATTGCGTTTCCACGATGCGCTGACTGGAAGCTTTTTACACCCTGCTCTCAGGAATACCAGGAATGCCAGTTGtcctcccatcccacctccccggCTTGGTGTCACAAGGAATGATTTACCAGGACTGAAGATATGTCTGCCTCTCATGAAAACTTGCCAAATTGGTAGATTGTCCCAGTAACTGAAATGTAGGTTCATTCactgtcagttgtacttattgagtgcttactgtgtgcagagcactgtactaagcatttgggagatctcAATACAAAGTTAGCAGAGAGAGACTGCATGCTCTGAGGAAAAGCTAGTTGTTATTTATGTGCTCCACTCTAGGAAATGTCCCATAAATTCCTGGACCCAACCGGACTCACAAGAACCCATTCTGATGTTTTTTCTCCACATGGCAGGGGATTCTTAAAGAAAATGTTTGAAAAGGGGAACAAACTGCTTCAGGGTTTGGGAAAACATTTTCTAgaagggccacactgctttatcacATGGTCTACAAGTACAAGGTTAAGCCTTGTTACCTGTAACTTGGGTGGTCATCAAGCATTTTCCTTCTTAGCGTGATCAGTGAACGAAAGATTGGCCCAATCAGTTTATTCCCTCCAATTTGGACTTCTTGGAAGGGTAGCAATCAAAATGCCAATCTAATGACCACTCTTTAGGTGGAAGGGCAACCCGCCTTTTTGATTTGAACTTAATGACTGGCAGGACATTATTTGAACCAAAGCAGGTCTAAGAGTCAAAAGATTCAATATTGGATCACTAAATTCATGTCCAGTTAAATCTGTTCATGCATCTTAAGCATCTGAGTGGGTATCTACTTTCTCCCTTTCACAAATAACTTGTTTGTAGGCAAAATTAATGTTTGCCCTTTGTTTACACTGACCATTCTGTTGTCAAAGAGCCTTTCATTCTGATTAGTCAGAGAActcagagaagaaaagtggaAATTGGCAATGGGAAAATAAAAGAATCCCTGTTTGATGTAAAAAATGAACGCAACTATTTTCTTTTTCATGAAAGGTGTTACACGACCTATTCGGAAATGGAAGTACAGTTTTGTAGATTGGAGTTTACTGAAATTAAGGCGTGTCTTTGACTTGTGATATGTTTAATGTTTAATGTTTCTGCCTGTGCAATCTAATTGATAGTCCATTTGCCTCTTAATGGTTTTTATAAAGATTTATTTTTGCAGGATTCACTTCCTTTTTTAAAACAACTGTAtctaaaatgaatgaattcttttgcGGTAAATATGAAAGTAGGATTAACAACCTTACCTCTGAATGCGTTTACCATAACTTCTGGGGACTACAGAATGGGCAGATTTTCAAGATGCGTGCTTTGAATGTAATAATGACTCATGTCTTGTGCAAACCAATAAAATGACTTATTTGCTGATAACCAGTGTGAACAGAGATAGAGCCCTTTATTAAGGTGTGATGAATAACTTGATACCTGTGAGGGTAGCTGTGTCCATTGCAAAAATTACCTGTATTGTGTTACAACGTTAAATATGTTTGAAGATTTGGTTTACATTAAATTATCAGTTAAACATTTTGCTGATAGTTATAAAATACAACTACTGTGTGTGTTGTATTTTTTTGTGATTTTTGAAACCCAACTTTGAGCTCAAGAAATATTTTCCACCACACGTCAGAACTGGTTCAGTTCTATTAGGGTAGCCAAGAAGAACCACCTTACAGTCTTCTCTCAATAAAGTTTCATTCTAGATCTTAAACTTGGACCAAGCGAGTCAAAGCAAGGCACTGACTTTATCTCTGGAATGTCCATTTTCTGGAGGTAGAAAGGATGGAATGAAAAATTCAGGACTTATCTGGGGTTGCAACCTCAGAGGACCCAGCAAAGAAAGTTTCCCCGTGTTTTCTTAGGGGAGGGTTGTAAGAACAGGATGGGGTGGAAACAAAATCACTCACTTTCTAGAGCCTGGATTTTGCCTTTTTGCCATATCGAGAGCAGATTCTGAGAAGCTGGTTTCTTGTCTGCTTAAAACAGGTAAAGAGCTTTGACAACTGACAGAGAAGGATGCAgaagcgtggccaagtggatagagcacgggcctgggagtcagaaggttgtgggttccaatcccgctctgccactcgtctgctgtgtgacctggggcaaatcacttcacttctctgggcctcggttacctcatctgtgaaatggggattgagactgtgagccccgtgtgggacggctactgtgtccaacctgctggtctcgtatctaccccagagttgagtacagtgcctgacacatagtaagcacttaacaaataccattactattatcattgccgTTATATGTTGAAAACTGATGTCATAAGTGTGTTTCCTGAAGACCCCTCCCATCTtgcctccctgaccaccatcttcaaccatttgctttccagtggtttcttccccactgctctcaaacatgcttatgagtcccctatcctaaaaaagccctttcCTTGACTCCACTTCCTTtcttccaattccctccttgatttGGTTTCCGTCCCTTTCCCTCTACAGGAACCGCcgcctctaaggtcaccaatgacctccttgccaatAAAAGGTACGTCTAGAGCTTATGGTCTTAGTCCTTCAACTAAGGACCAGAGGGGAACTCGGTCCATCTATCCCCTAATTCTTATCATTTTTCCTCACTCTCTTCTTCCCAGAACGCTGTCAGATTGTTTTTCCCTGTATTGGAGCTAAGTTGTCCTTCCTAGCAACAACAACTTGTCTCTAGGTGGGGTGACTAAGTGACTCAAAAAGCCCAACCTTGCTGTCTTGTGgtcagtaagcgctaaataaatactataactactacttTCTGGCTCTGCCTTCTTTCACTCTAGGGAAGCAGTTTAGCCtcctggaaagagtacaggcctgggagtcagaggacctgggttcttatcccatcgctgcctgctgtgtgaccttgggtaagttgcttaatttctctgtgcctcagtttcctcatctgtaaaatgaggattcaatatctgttttctgtcctactaagactgtgagccccaggtgggacctgatgatcttgtatctaccccagggcttagaacagtgcttggcacataataaacacttaaataccatcatcatcttcattattattattatgctttcatTCAAGAAGCAATCCTGGGACTTTTGatttcttcttctctgcctcctcaaACTAGGTTATTACAGTTATCCTGAACTATATTTCTCTAATGTCTTCATTTTATGCATATTCATTGCTTGTGGAATGTGTTGGTTTGATTCCTGGATTTCAGAGCAAAGAATTCTCTCTTGAAGACTTAGGTGAAATGGATTTATTGGGGGCTTGTTTCCTTTAACAACAATCGGAGTAAACTGAAGCTGAGAGCTCTTGCTAATGATTCATCATCAACACTAAAAAACATTTTACagtgttttttcccccctcaactAATCTCAGCAAGTGTCTTGATAAAACAAGATCAGCACAGACATGCGATGAAGCTGTTTATGTAAATTCTCTTCAGAAATGAGATTAGCAGGTGTGATAAATCTATTTTGGCATTCTGCCACATCCACTTTAATGTTGTTGTCAAATCAGTTTTTCTTAGGTGAACAATGAATTTATCTTCCCCACACTGGAAATGGCTGAGCCTACAGTTCTATTAAGgcgtctttcctctcctccctcctgtgtcatcagtcaccatcaatggtatttattgagcgcttactacgtgcagagcaatgtactgacctcttgggagagtacagcatggtgcagtggatagagcgcaggcctgggagccaaaaggtcatgggttctaatcccagctccaccacttgtgtgctgcatgaccttgggcaagtcactttacttctctgtgcctctgttacttctgtAAAAgcgggattgagactttgagctccacatgggacagggactgtgtccaacctgatttgcttgtaataacagtgatggtatttgttaagtgcttactatgggccaagctctgttctaagtgctggggtagatacaaggtgatccggttgtcccatatgggattcacagtctcaatccccattttacagatgaagtaactgaggcacagagaagttgagtgatttgcccagagtcacacagcagaaaaatggtggaggtgggattagaatccaagacctctaactcccaagcccgtgttcttgccattaggccacgctgcttgtttcaaccccagtgcttagtacagtgcctacctcattgtaagcgcttaacaaataccatcattattattacaatagaatagagttggcaggcacatttcctgcccaaaatgaacttatagtctagatggggagaaaaacTACATATTTGTATCTGAACCCATTggacacctgatattcaccccactttcagccccacagcacttccgctagactgtaagctcactgtgggccgggaatgtgtctgtttattgttattttgttctctcccaagtgcttagtacagcgatctgcatacactaaatgcttaataaatgcaaatgaattgagttgtgctcttgccacttgcAGGATAATTTCTACCTCCTGCAATATAAGTAAGCCTATTCTGAGGAAAAGAAAATTTGGATCCATTTTGTGTGACATGAATGGTGCCACCTCAttgatatggtacttgttaagcacttttgtcttaagcactgtattatgcactggagtagacacaagataaataataataataacgatggcatttgtgaagcacttactggtcATAACAGTggtagaaagaaataaataaggTAGTTGTTAAGAATAAGTGCTataaatgaattcaaaaatttAAGGACAGGTCACTCAATTTTCCTCCTCTggttattgactgtgagccccatgtgggacagagactgtgtccaacatgattagcttgtatctacaccagtgcttagaacagtgcttgacacagagcacAGAGGCTtaatataattattcttattccaCAAAACTCTGTTTTGGATGTAGCCAATGCTGCAGTAAAACTGTCTTCTACAAATCCACACATTCAGTTGTTGATTACAACAATCCCTGCTGAGAAAAGGTAAGAGCAGTTATCAAAAATCATGCAGGGTTTCTGTTCATTAGGTATCTTCAAGGTTGGAGGAGTGTATTTCTTAGGCTTCCTATTTTGTTAGATCAACTTTCTTTCCCTGGCTTCCATTGCAAAGAACACATTTCCCAAAACCAGGGGAGAtaaagatagatattaaaattcaACAATCTTGAAATAATGTCACTAGTCATTTCCCTGTATACTAATAGATACATGCAATATAATTGAGCCATTTAATGACACATCCCCATGACCATAAAATCACATTCTAAAGTAATAACTAGACACAAAAAGGGCACTTCTGAATTGCAAATTTTCTTTGATGTGGGGCTTACACCAATTTTATTTAACCTTGAAAAAAGGCCCATCTCAACAGACAGTTTTAAATAAAAGGGGAGAATATTCTGTCAAATACCACGAGTTTTTGAGTTTACCAAATTTTCCAATTTCCCTCAAGTCAAAACTGTTGAATTTATATGATCTTGACCATAATATGACTAATGGAAAGCGAGgtaataaaaatgtatttaattACTTGAGGATTTTTTAACATAACAAATTAAGTTTGTTCTAAATTACTCTGGGATAATGATCAGGCTGAAGTTATTTCTGCTTACTTTAATGTGAGTGGGATGAAATCTTCACTCCACTCAAACTGATgaaatcatttgtctgctgttggtAAACTACAGTTAAGAACTGCTGCACAAAGATAAATGAACATGCACAAATTCATTTCTAAATGATTAATCTTGCCTTTAATAGTGGTGACTATAATTTAAAAGTACAAGTAATGTTATTTGCAAGACGCCTAGATTCTTACCTGTGTTAGTACTCTTGTTGCTCTCCACCAGTTCATTGCTTGGGCTTGTCCCAAACTGACATCTGATTCTAAGTCTCTTGGGATAAAACAGCGTGGAAAAAGTTGTTTTGTGAAACAATCGAGGTCATGGATACTCTTTCCTTGCCAGAAGGATCCTGATAAAGATAGTTTAGGAAAGACTGATGCCTTAAATAAGGCACATTttatttacttcattcattcaatatttactgagcacttactgtgtgcagattactgtactaaacacttgagagagtccaatacaccaataaacagatacattccctgcccacaatgagcttacagtccagagggatagtctatttaataataataataatgatgatggtatttgttaaacactatgtgccaggcgctttactaagtgctgggtggatacgagcaaatcgagttggacacagtcc belongs to Tachyglossus aculeatus isolate mTacAcu1 chromosome 18, mTacAcu1.pri, whole genome shotgun sequence and includes:
- the PRRG1 gene encoding transmembrane gamma-carboxyglutamic acid protein 1, which produces MGRVFLSEKRANNVLKRYPRANTFLEEIRQGNIERECREEVCNYEEAREAFENDAKTKEFWNDYTKGHQGESNRGSNWYPFYLAFPLIIGLFVILIVIFVTWRYLLRKKTRRQTVYRRQDGLEAMGEAALSDSRGPLPQHLGIVHSPQEDLFDSSGLSPGFLGYIGGRSDSISTRLSNCDPPPSYEEATGEVGLRRSETEHHLDPPPQYEDIMNSSSANSIPMVPLGHSAK